From the genome of Pukyongia salina, one region includes:
- a CDS encoding aminotransferase class I/II-fold pyridoxal phosphate-dependent enzyme, which yields MKDLFEKIYKDKGPLGKWAEQAEGYFVFPKLEGPIGNRMIFNGKEVITWSVNDYLGLANHPEVRKVDAEAAAQYGSAYPMGARMMSGHTDLHEQLQKELAAFVNKEAAYLLNFGYQGMVSTIDALVSKDDVIVYDVDAHACIIDGVRLHLGQRFTYKHNDMESIEKNLKRAEKVANKTGGGILLISEGVFGMRGEQGKLKEIVGLKKKYNFRLFVDDAHGFGTLGKTGAGAGEEQGVQDDIDVYFATFAKSMASTGAFIAGDEEIINYLKYNLRSQMFAKSLQMQLVVGALKRLDMIRTSTKLKDKLWENVNALQGGLRERGFDLGTTQSCVTPVYLKGSIPEAMALVKDLRENYGVFCSIVVYPVIPKGLILLRMIPTASHTTEDINETLEAFSAIRERLENGTYKRLSAAVAAAMGE from the coding sequence ATGAAAGATCTATTTGAAAAAATTTACAAAGACAAAGGACCTTTAGGCAAATGGGCGGAGCAGGCCGAAGGTTATTTTGTATTTCCTAAACTGGAAGGCCCTATAGGGAATAGAATGATTTTTAACGGGAAAGAGGTGATCACCTGGAGTGTGAACGACTATCTCGGTCTAGCAAATCATCCTGAAGTTAGAAAAGTAGATGCCGAAGCAGCTGCACAATATGGTTCGGCTTATCCCATGGGGGCTCGAATGATGAGTGGTCATACAGATCTTCATGAACAACTTCAGAAAGAACTTGCCGCCTTCGTAAATAAAGAAGCCGCATATTTACTCAATTTTGGTTACCAGGGAATGGTATCCACCATTGATGCTCTTGTTTCCAAAGATGACGTAATAGTTTACGATGTAGATGCTCACGCTTGTATAATCGATGGAGTGCGTTTACACCTGGGGCAGCGTTTTACGTACAAGCACAACGATATGGAAAGTATCGAAAAGAACCTGAAACGTGCCGAAAAAGTTGCTAATAAGACGGGTGGAGGAATTTTATTGATCTCTGAAGGTGTTTTTGGTATGCGAGGCGAGCAGGGGAAACTCAAAGAGATCGTGGGACTTAAGAAAAAGTATAATTTCCGATTGTTCGTAGACGATGCGCATGGATTTGGTACCCTTGGGAAAACCGGCGCAGGAGCGGGTGAAGAGCAAGGTGTACAGGATGATATCGATGTATATTTTGCAACCTTTGCGAAATCTATGGCCAGCACAGGAGCTTTTATTGCAGGTGATGAGGAGATCATCAATTACCTTAAATACAACCTGCGTTCTCAAATGTTTGCGAAATCCTTGCAGATGCAATTGGTGGTTGGAGCTCTAAAGCGACTGGATATGATCCGTACCAGCACCAAACTGAAGGATAAACTATGGGAAAATGTAAATGCCCTTCAAGGCGGCCTTAGGGAGCGTGGTTTCGATTTGGGAACCACCCAAAGCTGCGTAACTCCGGTCTACCTGAAAGGTAGCATCCCGGAAGCGATGGCCTTGGTAAAAGACCTAAGGGAAAATTACGGTGTATTTTGTTCGATTGTGGTGTATCCTGTAATTCCGAAGGGATTGATTCTACTTCGAATGATCCCAACCGCGTCTCATACAACAGAAGATATCAATGAAACCCTGGAGGCGTTCTCGGCTATTCGCGAACGACTGGAAAACGGTACGTATAAGCGATTGTCTGCCGCTGTTGCTGCCGCTATGGGTGAGTAA
- a CDS encoding S9 family peptidase, translating into MKYYTIVCMASIIFATSCDMKNDTKKNMDIKPPKAEKIAKNLEKHGDVRVDEYYWLNQKDDPEVIDYLERENDYYAKMTAHTDDLKEDLFEEMKSRIKEDDESVPYFYNGYYYITRYEKGKDYPVYTRKKDSLNAKEEILFNVNEMAEGYSFYNLRGINVSPDNKWAAFGVDTLSRRKYNIHIKNLETGEVLDEVIPLTTGSSTWANDNKTLFYTRKDEQTLRSSMIYKHVRGTDFDKDVLIYNEEDETFGTYVYKTKSDKYLVIGSYSTLTNEFRILDANKPEGKFKVFQPRVRGLEYNLSHFGDHFYILTNKDEASNFKLMKTPETATGMENWVDVIPHREDVLLEDVDIFKDYLVVSERNNGLNKIKVMPWDSGEEAYYLPFDNETYTAYTMQNPEFNTRKLRYGYNSLTTPASVIDFDMETRTMEVKKEVEVLGGKFDKNNYESKRLWATAADGTKIPVSMVYRKGMKQDGSNPLLLYGYGSYGSTIDPYFSTTRLSLLDRGFIFAIAHVRGSEYLGRQWYEDGKLLKKRNTFTDFVDVSKFLISEKYTSPKHMYASGGSAGGLLMGAILNLSPETYNGVLASVPFVDVVTTMLDDSIPLTTAEYDEWGNPNEKEYYDYMKSYSPYDNVRKVAYPNIFVTTGYHDSQVQYWEPAKWVAKLREYNTGNSVILFHTNMEAGHGGASGRFEALKETAMDYAFLLSLEGITD; encoded by the coding sequence ATGAAATATTATACCATTGTTTGTATGGCTTCTATTATTTTTGCGACTTCGTGCGACATGAAGAATGATACTAAAAAGAATATGGATATAAAGCCTCCGAAGGCAGAAAAAATTGCTAAGAATCTTGAAAAACACGGGGATGTACGCGTAGATGAGTATTATTGGCTGAATCAGAAGGATGACCCTGAAGTTATAGATTACCTGGAGCGGGAAAACGATTACTACGCCAAGATGACGGCTCATACAGACGACCTGAAAGAGGATCTGTTCGAGGAAATGAAGAGCCGGATCAAAGAAGACGACGAGTCGGTTCCTTATTTTTACAACGGTTACTATTACATTACCCGCTACGAAAAAGGGAAGGACTATCCCGTGTACACTCGCAAGAAAGACTCGTTGAATGCGAAAGAGGAGATACTTTTCAATGTAAATGAAATGGCCGAAGGCTATTCGTTTTACAATCTAAGAGGCATCAATGTGAGTCCGGACAATAAATGGGCGGCATTTGGTGTGGACACGCTTAGCAGGAGAAAGTACAATATTCATATTAAAAACCTTGAGACCGGAGAAGTCCTCGATGAAGTGATCCCTTTAACAACGGGCAGTTCTACCTGGGCCAATGACAATAAAACCTTGTTTTATACACGTAAGGATGAACAGACGCTTCGTTCTTCCATGATCTACAAACATGTGCGCGGTACAGATTTCGATAAGGACGTGCTCATTTACAACGAAGAAGATGAAACTTTCGGGACCTACGTATACAAGACAAAGTCTGATAAATACCTGGTTATTGGAAGTTATAGTACACTTACCAACGAGTTCAGAATATTAGATGCAAACAAACCCGAGGGGAAATTTAAAGTTTTCCAGCCAAGAGTACGCGGACTCGAATACAACTTAAGTCATTTTGGCGATCACTTTTATATTTTAACCAATAAAGACGAAGCCAGTAATTTTAAACTGATGAAGACCCCGGAAACTGCAACCGGGATGGAGAACTGGGTAGATGTGATCCCGCACAGGGAAGATGTTTTGCTGGAAGATGTCGACATCTTTAAGGACTACCTTGTGGTGAGCGAACGTAATAACGGCTTAAATAAAATTAAGGTTATGCCCTGGGACTCTGGAGAGGAGGCTTATTATTTGCCTTTCGACAATGAGACCTATACCGCCTATACCATGCAAAATCCCGAGTTTAATACCAGGAAATTGCGGTATGGGTATAATTCTCTTACTACCCCGGCTTCCGTCATAGATTTCGACATGGAAACCCGTACAATGGAAGTGAAGAAGGAAGTTGAGGTATTGGGTGGTAAATTCGATAAAAATAACTACGAGAGTAAACGATTATGGGCTACGGCGGCCGATGGTACCAAGATCCCGGTTTCCATGGTATATCGAAAAGGAATGAAGCAGGATGGTAGTAATCCCTTGCTTTTATACGGATATGGATCGTATGGATCCACTATCGACCCTTATTTTTCTACCACCCGTTTAAGTTTACTGGACCGCGGGTTTATATTTGCAATTGCACATGTGAGAGGAAGTGAGTACCTGGGAAGACAATGGTATGAAGACGGTAAATTACTGAAGAAAAGGAATACGTTTACCGATTTTGTGGATGTTTCTAAGTTTTTAATTTCTGAAAAATATACCTCCCCGAAGCATATGTATGCCTCCGGAGGATCGGCAGGAGGACTTCTAATGGGTGCTATCTTGAATCTTTCTCCCGAAACCTATAACGGGGTTTTAGCATCGGTGCCATTTGTTGATGTGGTTACCACCATGCTGGACGATAGCATTCCACTTACCACTGCAGAGTACGATGAATGGGGAAATCCCAACGAAAAGGAGTATTACGACTATATGAAATCGTATTCACCCTATGATAATGTTCGGAAAGTAGCTTATCCCAATATTTTTGTTACAACCGGATATCACGATTCCCAGGTTCAGTATTGGGAACCTGCAAAATGGGTGGCAAAATTACGTGAATACAATACCGGAAATTCGGTGATCTTGTTCCACACCAATATGGAAGCAGGTCATGGTGGGGCTTCCGGAAGGTTTGAGGCCTTAAAGGAAACGGCGATGGACTATGCATTTTTACTTAGTCTTGAAGGAATAACAGACTAA
- a CDS encoding DUF4834 family protein, with protein sequence MITFLKTVLIILLVYMGLKFLLKLLKPYIMRYIAKKAGKQFEQAFGANPFQQEPTREKEGSISIDKIPTQKRKTTSTVGEYVDYEEID encoded by the coding sequence ATGATCACATTTTTGAAAACGGTTTTAATTATACTTCTGGTATATATGGGGTTAAAGTTTCTCCTGAAACTACTTAAACCTTATATAATGAGGTATATAGCCAAGAAAGCCGGGAAACAATTCGAACAAGCCTTCGGTGCAAATCCGTTTCAGCAGGAACCAACTCGCGAGAAGGAGGGAAGTATAAGCATCGATAAAATTCCAACCCAAAAAAGAAAGACCACATCTACCGTGGGCGAGTATGTAGATTACGAAGAAATTGATTAA
- a CDS encoding transporter: MTRIKILFLTAFFIISFGSVSAQYTDMINTNRPGVSQGAFSVGKNVLQFESGMSYGKEKHSLLDTETSVFAIDYSARYGFFREELEVSLIGSFEMHNVTDERGAVPLEYKQSNFRSNTLGAKYLIYDPYRKMEEKGPNLYSWKANNKFQWADLIPAVSVYAGANFDFADNPFTPEAESTISPKLVVSTQNNWIGGFVFVTNIIVDRVTTDFPTYGYILTLTHATNDYFSIFVENQGFKSDFYADQLFRGGAAALITPDLHVDASITLNFKDTPSLFYGRIGVAYRFDMHDQDEYIEEKGAQGRKKRKAEKGNKKQKKKRERKRKDDFIEDDGDGGGLQF, translated from the coding sequence ATGACCCGAATTAAAATCCTGTTTCTCACAGCGTTCTTCATTATAAGTTTCGGAAGTGTTTCTGCACAATATACAGACATGATCAACACCAATCGACCCGGGGTTTCCCAGGGAGCATTTTCTGTGGGGAAGAACGTACTGCAGTTTGAAAGTGGTATGAGCTATGGGAAAGAAAAACACAGCCTCCTGGATACCGAAACCAGCGTATTTGCCATCGATTACAGCGCTCGCTATGGATTTTTCAGGGAGGAGCTGGAAGTAAGCCTTATTGGAAGCTTCGAAATGCACAATGTAACCGATGAAAGAGGAGCAGTACCCCTTGAATATAAGCAGAGTAATTTCCGAAGCAATACCCTTGGCGCCAAGTATTTGATCTATGATCCTTATCGGAAAATGGAAGAGAAAGGGCCCAATCTATACAGTTGGAAGGCCAATAATAAATTTCAATGGGCAGATCTAATTCCGGCGGTTTCGGTATATGCTGGGGCCAACTTCGATTTTGCCGATAATCCGTTCACCCCGGAGGCCGAATCGACTATTAGTCCGAAACTAGTCGTGTCCACCCAAAACAACTGGATTGGTGGTTTTGTGTTTGTTACCAATATAATCGTAGACAGGGTAACTACAGATTTTCCTACCTATGGTTATATTTTAACTCTTACCCACGCCACCAACGATTATTTCTCTATTTTCGTAGAGAACCAGGGATTTAAGAGCGATTTTTATGCAGACCAGTTATTTCGTGGAGGTGCAGCGGCATTGATCACTCCGGATCTCCATGTGGATGCCTCGATCACCTTGAATTTTAAAGACACTCCTTCCCTTTTCTATGGCAGGATTGGCGTAGCCTATCGATTCGATATGCACGACCAGGATGAATACATAGAAGAAAAAGGAGCCCAGGGAAGAAAGAAAAGGAAAGCGGAAAAAGGAAATAAAAAACAAAAGAAAAAAAGAGAAAGAAAGCGTAAAGATGATTTTATCGAAGATGACGGGGATGGAGGCGGACTCCAATTTTAA
- a CDS encoding GTP cyclohydrolase — translation MIEITQVTTKKELKKFVTFPFKLYKNNKYWVPPLIKDEMETLDLSRNPVAKNAEATYYLASKNGELAGRIAVIVNHLEINEQGKKKVRFGWFDVIDDLEVTKALLEKVYEKGKELDLEYAEGPVGFSNMEKAGILTRGFEEMNTMITWYHHPYYAEHFEKLGFKKQATWVEFRLKIPPEIKDKVAKFSGIVKQRYGLSVIRFKNKKEILPYVDSMFDLLNKTYNTLQTFVPIQQYQIDYYKEKYFSFIHPDYITCIKDKEGKLIAFSVVMPSFSKALKKANGKLLPMGWWHILQAQKKNDLAAFYLIGIDPEYQGKGVTAIIFEEMQYLFNSKGINTVETNPELIENTAVQLLWKDYDPVQHKERSTFRIDL, via the coding sequence ATGATCGAAATTACTCAAGTAACCACCAAAAAAGAGCTGAAGAAGTTTGTAACCTTTCCGTTTAAGCTCTACAAGAATAATAAATACTGGGTTCCTCCGCTTATAAAAGATGAGATGGAAACCCTGGATCTTTCGCGTAATCCGGTTGCTAAAAATGCTGAAGCCACCTACTACCTGGCTTCAAAAAACGGAGAACTTGCCGGTAGGATCGCTGTTATAGTGAATCACCTCGAAATTAATGAACAAGGCAAGAAAAAAGTACGTTTCGGCTGGTTTGATGTAATAGACGATTTAGAAGTTACCAAAGCATTATTGGAGAAGGTATATGAAAAAGGCAAAGAGCTCGATCTGGAATATGCCGAAGGCCCGGTTGGGTTTTCGAACATGGAAAAGGCTGGGATTCTTACCAGGGGATTCGAAGAGATGAATACCATGATCACCTGGTACCATCACCCTTATTACGCCGAACATTTTGAAAAGCTAGGATTTAAAAAACAGGCTACCTGGGTTGAGTTCCGACTTAAAATTCCGCCAGAAATAAAGGACAAGGTGGCAAAATTTTCGGGAATTGTAAAGCAGCGTTACGGACTTTCGGTGATCAGATTCAAGAATAAAAAAGAGATCCTTCCCTACGTGGATAGCATGTTCGATCTGTTGAATAAAACCTATAATACCTTACAGACCTTTGTCCCAATTCAGCAATATCAAATAGATTATTATAAAGAAAAGTACTTCAGTTTTATACATCCGGATTACATCACCTGTATCAAGGATAAAGAAGGGAAGCTCATCGCGTTTTCGGTAGTAATGCCTTCGTTTAGCAAAGCGTTGAAAAAAGCCAATGGAAAGCTGCTACCCATGGGTTGGTGGCATATACTCCAGGCACAAAAGAAAAATGACCTGGCGGCGTTTTATCTCATTGGGATCGATCCCGAATATCAGGGGAAAGGTGTCACTGCCATCATCTTCGAAGAGATGCAGTATTTATTTAATTCGAAAGGTATAAACACCGTTGAAACCAATCCCGAATTGATAGAGAATACAGCTGTCCAGTTACTTTGGAAAGACTACGATCCCGTTCAGCACAAGGAACGCAGTACCTTCCGTATAGACCTTTAA
- a CDS encoding glycosyltransferase family 4 protein — MKRALIITYYWPPAGGPGVQRWLNFVKYLGEFDVEPVVYAPQNPHYPIRDEDLLQQIPTGVEVIKQPVKEPYRLAGMFSKKKTKRISSGIISEKSPGMLEKLMLYIRGNYFIPDARVGWVKPSVIFLKDYLKEHSFDTIITTGPPHSLHLIGLQLKEISGIRWIADFRDPWTTIHYHKSLRLTKSSEEKHKKLELEVLRKADHIVVTSVTTKKEFSEKTDQPISVITNGYEVTEEITPIPDRKFSLAHIGSLLSERNPVSLWQVLSELCGENKNFNDDLLIKLVGVVSDEVLRSLEEFGLNKHFRTEGYVPHKEARQLQHNAQVLVLLEMDKPETRAIIPGKLFEYLAAGRPILAIGPEGSDIAKILDDTGAGSFLNPAQKKELKEKLLELYQAFQQGTLRIQPEGIERFSRRELTRSLSEIILKP; from the coding sequence GTGAAACGAGCCCTCATTATAACATATTACTGGCCGCCTGCCGGCGGACCCGGAGTTCAGCGCTGGTTGAATTTCGTTAAATACCTGGGTGAATTCGATGTGGAGCCGGTGGTATATGCTCCCCAAAACCCCCATTATCCAATCCGCGATGAAGATCTGTTGCAACAGATCCCTACAGGTGTTGAGGTGATAAAACAACCTGTAAAAGAACCATATCGTTTAGCGGGCATGTTTTCGAAAAAGAAAACCAAGCGGATAAGCAGTGGGATCATTTCCGAAAAGTCGCCGGGAATGCTAGAAAAACTGATGTTGTACATCCGGGGGAATTATTTCATCCCCGATGCCAGGGTAGGGTGGGTAAAGCCTTCTGTAATATTTCTGAAGGATTATTTAAAGGAGCATAGTTTCGACACCATAATCACCACAGGGCCACCACACAGTTTGCATCTAATTGGCCTTCAGCTGAAAGAAATTTCGGGTATCCGGTGGATCGCAGATTTTCGCGACCCCTGGACGACCATACACTATCATAAGTCGTTGCGTCTTACGAAAAGTTCAGAAGAAAAACATAAAAAGCTCGAGCTGGAAGTTTTACGAAAGGCGGACCATATTGTGGTTACCAGTGTGACCACTAAGAAGGAGTTTTCAGAAAAAACAGATCAACCCATTAGTGTGATCACCAACGGATACGAAGTTACCGAAGAGATCACGCCAATACCGGATCGTAAATTCTCTTTGGCTCATATAGGTTCGCTCCTCAGTGAACGTAATCCTGTGTCCTTATGGCAGGTACTAAGTGAACTATGTGGGGAGAATAAAAACTTTAATGACGACCTGCTAATAAAATTGGTGGGTGTGGTAAGTGATGAAGTTTTGAGGAGTTTAGAAGAATTTGGTCTGAATAAGCATTTCCGAACAGAGGGTTATGTGCCTCACAAAGAAGCGCGGCAGTTGCAGCATAATGCTCAGGTTTTAGTGCTTTTGGAAATGGACAAGCCAGAAACCCGTGCGATCATTCCCGGGAAATTGTTCGAGTATCTGGCCGCTGGACGTCCAATTTTGGCCATAGGTCCTGAAGGAAGCGATATCGCAAAGATACTGGACGACACCGGGGCAGGATCATTTTTAAATCCCGCGCAAAAAAAGGAATTGAAGGAAAAACTACTAGAGCTTTACCAGGCCTTTCAGCAAGGAACGTTAAGAATTCAGCCGGAAGGGATAGAGAGGTTTAGCAGGCGCGAACTCACCCGATCCCTAAGCGAGATCATACTCAAACCCTAA
- a CDS encoding YfhO family protein translates to MQQLKGFLPHLIVLVLFLVASLAYFNPVLQGKKIYQSDIVQYTGMAKQQNDFREATGEETYWTNSAFGGMPTYQLGAKYPYNYIKKLDLTLRFLPRPADYLFLYFISIYILFLVLKVDYRLAFLGALAFGFSTYLIIILGVGHNAKAHAIAYMPLVLSGIILTFRGKYLWGFLLTTVALALELVANHFQMTYYLMLLVLCLGVAYLIDAYRKKLLPHFFKSVAIMLLGVFIALGLNATNILATKEYADTSTRGKSELTISPDGSEKKSGDGLSYEYITEYSYGRLETFNLFIPRFMGGGSSEPLPDNGETLDELMKLGASPQEAREILKQLPVYWGDQPIVAAPAYIGAIMIFLAVLALFLVKGRLKWWILSAFILSLLLSWGKNFHFLTQFFIDYIPLYDKFRAVSSIQVIIELVIPILAIVGLHQYFNDFVSPEKRKKALLWATGIVGGLAVVFLLFKSAIPGLDFASPYDQELRDQLGTPLVEAIREDRASLFITDTIRSLAFVLLAAAVLWFFLKDKLKQNTVIALLALLIVVDLVGVDWRYVNNDDFVNARIMDQPFQKSPADLQILEDDGYFRVYDITTNPFSSGRASYFHNALGGYHAAKPGRVQDLDDFYLAEGDIGILNMMNVRYIIGQSPNGGPVAQRNPFANGNAWFVENILLAENANEELLLLDSLDTKRTVVVHKEFQDKLPLENIVRDSTATIDLTQYKPNHLVYESSSTSPQLAVFSEVYYPKGWNAYIDGQPAEYIRANYVLRAMPVPAGNHKIEFKFEPTVIKTGGTIALVSFVILLVVLFGGLWYKRRQESKVAEE, encoded by the coding sequence ATGCAACAATTAAAGGGTTTTCTACCCCATCTTATCGTATTAGTTCTTTTTCTTGTGGCCTCACTGGCCTATTTTAATCCGGTACTTCAGGGTAAGAAGATCTATCAGAGCGATATTGTACAATACACCGGGATGGCCAAGCAACAAAACGATTTTCGCGAAGCCACAGGGGAGGAAACCTACTGGACCAATTCTGCCTTTGGTGGTATGCCTACCTACCAGCTTGGCGCTAAATATCCCTATAACTACATAAAGAAACTCGATCTTACCTTGAGATTCTTACCTCGCCCGGCAGATTATCTATTCCTATATTTTATTTCCATTTACATACTATTTCTGGTGCTGAAAGTAGATTACAGGCTGGCTTTCCTGGGAGCCCTGGCCTTCGGATTTTCCACCTATCTTATTATAATTCTTGGGGTAGGACATAATGCCAAGGCACATGCAATTGCTTATATGCCGTTAGTTCTAAGCGGAATTATCCTCACCTTTCGGGGTAAATACCTTTGGGGTTTTTTACTCACTACCGTGGCCCTGGCCCTGGAACTGGTTGCCAACCACTTTCAGATGACCTACTACCTCATGCTGCTGGTGCTATGCTTAGGAGTGGCTTATCTTATCGATGCCTATAGAAAAAAACTGCTTCCACATTTTTTTAAATCGGTAGCCATCATGCTACTTGGGGTTTTTATTGCCCTGGGATTAAATGCCACCAATATACTGGCCACCAAAGAATATGCAGATACGTCTACCCGTGGAAAAAGCGAACTCACCATTTCACCCGATGGCAGCGAAAAGAAAAGTGGAGATGGTTTGAGCTACGAGTATATTACCGAATATAGCTACGGTAGGTTAGAAACCTTTAATTTATTTATCCCCAGATTCATGGGGGGTGGCAGTAGTGAACCGCTACCCGACAACGGGGAAACTCTGGACGAATTGATGAAATTGGGGGCCTCGCCCCAAGAAGCGAGGGAGATCCTTAAACAACTACCTGTGTATTGGGGAGATCAGCCCATAGTAGCTGCGCCAGCCTATATTGGTGCGATCATGATCTTTCTTGCCGTCCTGGCATTATTTCTGGTGAAAGGCAGGTTAAAATGGTGGATCCTATCGGCTTTTATTCTCAGCCTATTACTATCATGGGGTAAGAATTTTCATTTCCTAACTCAATTCTTTATCGATTATATACCCCTCTATGATAAATTCAGGGCGGTATCGTCCATACAAGTTATTATCGAGTTGGTTATCCCCATATTGGCCATTGTAGGACTCCATCAGTACTTCAACGATTTTGTAAGTCCCGAAAAGCGAAAAAAAGCACTATTGTGGGCAACGGGGATCGTTGGCGGACTGGCGGTGGTTTTCCTCCTGTTCAAATCGGCGATTCCCGGACTAGATTTCGCGAGTCCGTACGATCAGGAACTACGAGATCAATTGGGAACGCCCCTGGTAGAAGCCATTCGCGAGGACCGGGCATCCCTTTTTATTACCGATACCATTCGATCCCTGGCCTTTGTATTACTGGCAGCTGCGGTATTATGGTTTTTTCTGAAAGATAAGCTCAAACAAAACACGGTGATCGCCTTATTAGCCCTATTGATCGTGGTTGATCTGGTTGGGGTAGACTGGCGATATGTAAATAACGATGATTTTGTGAACGCCCGAATTATGGACCAGCCGTTTCAGAAGAGTCCGGCAGATTTACAGATCCTTGAAGATGACGGATATTTTAGGGTGTACGATATCACCACCAATCCATTCAGCAGTGGAAGGGCCAGCTATTTCCATAATGCCCTGGGCGGATATCACGCCGCTAAACCGGGAAGGGTACAGGATCTGGATGATTTTTATTTAGCTGAAGGCGATATAGGGATCCTCAATATGATGAACGTACGTTACATTATTGGACAGAGTCCCAACGGTGGTCCTGTAGCTCAGCGGAACCCTTTTGCGAACGGGAACGCGTGGTTTGTAGAAAATATACTTCTAGCCGAAAATGCCAATGAGGAATTACTGTTACTCGATAGCCTGGACACTAAACGAACGGTCGTGGTTCATAAAGAATTTCAGGATAAATTACCTCTTGAAAATATAGTGCGGGATTCTACAGCAACCATAGACCTTACCCAATATAAGCCTAATCACCTGGTGTATGAGAGTTCCTCTACTTCACCGCAACTGGCGGTCTTCTCGGAGGTGTATTACCCCAAAGGGTGGAATGCCTACATTGATGGGCAACCGGCAGAGTATATCCGTGCAAACTATGTATTGCGTGCCATGCCTGTCCCGGCAGGAAATCATAAAATAGAATTTAAGTTCGAACCCACAGTGATCAAGACCGGCGGGACCATAGCCCTGGTTAGTTTTGTAATATTACTGGTGGTTCTGTTTGGCGGATTATGGTATAAGCGCAGACAGGAAAGTAAGGTTGCCGAAGAATAA
- a CDS encoding PLP-dependent cysteine synthase family protein gives MKEAIKAHENVLELIGNTPLIKLNHITKGMKGNYFAKVEAFNPGHSAKDRIALYIIEKAEKEGILTPGDTIIETTSGNTGFSIAMVSILKGYKCILAVSSKSSDDKIDMLKSMGAQVYVCPANVAADDPRSYYEVAKRLHNEIAGSVYINQYFNTLNIDAHYHTTGPEIWDQTGGQITHLVACSGTGGTISGISRYLKEQNPDVQVIGIDAYGSVLQKYHETREFDKNEIYPYRIEGLGKNLVPSATDFDSIDRFVKVTDEQSALTARELAKTEGLFVGYTSGAAMQGLKQLEEEGVFTEDSNIVVIFPDHGSRYMSKIYSDEWMEKQGFGEMTGSEMLNIQYVK, from the coding sequence ATGAAAGAAGCTATTAAGGCCCATGAAAATGTGTTGGAGTTAATTGGTAACACACCACTAATAAAGCTCAATCACATTACAAAAGGCATGAAAGGCAACTACTTTGCTAAAGTAGAAGCGTTTAATCCAGGACATTCTGCAAAAGACCGTATCGCATTATACATTATCGAAAAAGCCGAAAAGGAAGGAATTCTCACTCCCGGTGATACAATAATTGAAACCACTAGTGGTAACACTGGGTTTAGTATCGCTATGGTGAGTATTTTGAAGGGCTACAAGTGTATTCTTGCGGTGAGTTCTAAATCTTCAGACGATAAGATCGATATGCTGAAAAGCATGGGAGCTCAGGTGTATGTATGTCCGGCTAACGTTGCGGCCGATGACCCGCGTTCTTATTATGAAGTGGCAAAACGCCTGCATAACGAGATCGCAGGATCTGTATATATCAATCAATATTTCAATACCCTTAATATAGATGCCCACTATCACACCACCGGCCCGGAGATCTGGGATCAAACCGGAGGGCAGATCACACACCTGGTAGCCTGTAGTGGTACCGGTGGAACAATTTCGGGGATATCACGCTATTTGAAAGAACAAAACCCCGATGTGCAGGTTATTGGGATCGACGCCTATGGTTCGGTACTTCAGAAATATCACGAAACACGAGAATTCGATAAAAACGAGATCTATCCGTACCGTATTGAAGGCCTTGGAAAGAACTTAGTGCCATCTGCTACCGACTTTGACAGTATTGACAGATTTGTGAAGGTAACAGACGAACAAAGTGCACTTACGGCCAGAGAACTGGCAAAAACTGAAGGATTATTTGTAGGATACACCAGTGGTGCTGCCATGCAGGGCCTCAAACAACTTGAAGAAGAAGGTGTATTTACAGAAGATAGCAATATTGTTGTGATCTTCCCAGATCACGGATCGCGCTATATGAGTAAGATCTATAGCGACGAATGGATGGAAAAGCAAGGATTCGGAGAAATGACGGGTTCGGAAATGCTCAATATTCAGTATGTAAAATAA